A stretch of Bradyrhizobium sp. AZCC 2262 DNA encodes these proteins:
- a CDS encoding DUF5681 domain-containing protein, whose protein sequence is MSRSTKDYEIGRGRPPKATQWKKGQSANPGGLSSRSVDVAETIDKLLLTPVKVTVNGESKRVAVLKVILEQLWNKGIAGDRRARAVFLRWLELAPQVADRTVKITFADSDYTRTFTGHSIAASPGNE, encoded by the coding sequence ATGAGCCGCTCCACCAAGGACTACGAGATTGGGCGCGGACGCCCACCTAAGGCGACCCAATGGAAAAAAGGGCAAAGCGCTAATCCGGGCGGCCTATCATCTCGCTCGGTCGACGTCGCCGAAACGATCGACAAGCTGTTGTTGACACCTGTGAAGGTTACCGTGAACGGCGAATCCAAGCGGGTTGCGGTGCTGAAGGTCATTCTCGAGCAGCTTTGGAACAAGGGGATCGCCGGTGATCGCCGAGCCAGGGCTGTCTTTCTTCGATGGCTGGAACTTGCTCCCCAAGTCGCGGACAGAACGGTCAAGATCACCTTCGCGGACAGCGATTACACCAGGACTTTCACCGGTCACTCCATAGCCGCGAGCCCAGGCAATGAGTAA